A stretch of the Streptosporangium sp. NBC_01755 genome encodes the following:
- a CDS encoding NACHT and WD repeat domain-containing protein yields MSRRRWSTLFLQLVLVVVAALLGIVTNYATSVENGPFLLQILQQIAAPAIGVLILILIAGTIVTYRLENPPLPKRVWDFSRPPYPGLDAFKEDEAAVFFGRDRQISDLVRRLHNSSIAPDDRFVALVGASGSGKSSLVQAGVIPRLRERRWLVLPVMTPGGNPMAALATALSDAEGTVEAPAVLRRLRRSPDDLAHHVQRLRTTTGRRFSRLLLVVDQFEELLTSTGEHERDLFLSAVRTALERDRRLWLVATLRIEFLRDFLETTQAGLFENPMAIGAIGHPELAQAVEEPGRLAGMRFAPGLVDLIVKEAGTSDALPLLAYLLQELYDLVGSDRMADIEHYRSLGGVGGAMARQADQAVVALHGEAGIEPVLAVLLKFVTVEGQEAARRKVVLTELPPDERRIVEVFVEARLLVTDVRDDRPVGQVAHEALFRQWPPLRQEVETRAEQLRRRAELERWAVDWRRSGRSDDYLLTGSRLVLAQRWLTGLVDSGQATEDTRELVEVSQRRDLAFLRRISDGIGRHVLTSAERAPEESLLLSLAALDECVTTQAALRGLMTALVFSHSTLSLHEHTDAVRNLAWSPDGTRIVTASRDGTGRVWDAVTGRTLAVLSGHGGMVEMASWSPDSARVATASRDQTVRLWDAVTGELQRILTGAADVVRGVAWSPDGLHVAGTSRDLTVRIWNAESGEIMRELHGHCDNVLGVAWSPDSSRLATASHDRTVIIWNVADGTADLTLKGHQDYVEGIAWSPDGTRLVTGGHDWFIRVWDAADGRQLTTLTGHQDWVISLAWSPTQRMLASTSDDRTARIWNIAAGEQHTVLRGHDSWVDCVSWSADGTSVVTGSADRTARIWDVASGRQTGVLRGHESRVHAVAWSPDGTRIATGSDDCTVRVWDAERCEEITIAGVHRGKISSVAWSADGRALLTASFDGTARIWQAEPDLSRLQALARGRVYRSLTVEERRGHMLPLPARQETAATSRTTRSTR; encoded by the coding sequence ATGAGCAGACGTCGGTGGTCGACATTGTTTCTGCAGCTCGTCCTGGTTGTGGTCGCCGCACTTCTGGGCATCGTGACGAACTACGCGACCAGTGTGGAGAACGGTCCGTTCTTGTTGCAGATTCTGCAACAGATCGCGGCTCCGGCCATCGGGGTGCTGATCCTCATCCTGATCGCGGGCACTATTGTGACCTATCGCCTGGAGAACCCTCCGCTTCCCAAGCGGGTATGGGATTTCAGCCGTCCGCCGTATCCCGGGCTGGATGCTTTCAAAGAGGATGAAGCGGCGGTTTTCTTCGGCCGTGACCGACAGATCTCCGATCTCGTACGGCGGTTGCACAACTCCTCCATCGCGCCGGATGACCGGTTCGTCGCGCTGGTCGGCGCTTCCGGAAGCGGTAAGTCCTCACTGGTGCAAGCCGGGGTGATACCGAGGTTGCGAGAGCGGCGCTGGTTGGTGCTGCCTGTCATGACGCCCGGAGGCAACCCGATGGCGGCACTTGCCACAGCCCTGTCCGATGCCGAGGGCACGGTTGAGGCCCCTGCCGTACTGCGGCGTTTACGGCGGTCGCCGGATGACCTCGCCCATCATGTCCAGCGACTGAGGACGACGACCGGGCGCCGCTTCAGCCGGTTGCTACTGGTCGTCGACCAGTTCGAGGAGCTGCTCACGTCAACGGGAGAACATGAGCGGGATCTGTTCCTTTCCGCCGTGCGCACAGCCCTTGAGCGGGATCGAAGACTCTGGCTGGTGGCCACGCTGCGTATCGAGTTTCTCCGTGACTTTCTGGAGACCACCCAGGCGGGGCTTTTTGAGAACCCCATGGCCATCGGGGCGATCGGACACCCCGAACTGGCGCAGGCCGTCGAGGAACCCGGTCGACTGGCGGGGATGCGGTTCGCACCCGGCCTGGTGGATCTCATCGTGAAGGAGGCCGGAACCAGCGACGCACTACCGCTGCTGGCGTACCTGCTACAGGAGCTGTACGACTTGGTGGGCTCGGACAGGATGGCTGACATCGAGCACTACCGGTCACTCGGCGGTGTGGGCGGGGCCATGGCACGCCAGGCGGACCAGGCGGTCGTGGCATTACACGGGGAGGCCGGCATCGAGCCGGTTCTCGCGGTGCTGTTGAAGTTCGTGACCGTCGAAGGACAGGAGGCGGCCAGGCGCAAGGTCGTCCTGACCGAACTGCCCCCTGACGAACGGCGGATCGTCGAGGTGTTCGTCGAGGCCCGGCTGCTCGTCACCGACGTACGAGACGATCGGCCGGTGGGGCAGGTCGCGCACGAGGCCTTGTTCCGGCAGTGGCCACCACTCCGGCAGGAGGTCGAGACCCGTGCCGAGCAGCTGCGCCGACGCGCTGAACTGGAACGGTGGGCGGTCGATTGGCGGAGATCCGGGCGCAGTGACGATTACCTTCTGACCGGGAGCCGGCTCGTGCTCGCCCAGCGATGGCTGACCGGCCTGGTGGATTCCGGCCAGGCCACCGAAGATACTCGTGAACTGGTCGAGGTCTCCCAGCGCCGGGATCTGGCGTTCTTGCGGCGGATCTCGGATGGCATCGGCAGGCATGTCCTGACCTCCGCCGAGCGGGCACCCGAAGAGTCCCTGTTGCTCTCGCTGGCAGCCCTCGACGAGTGCGTGACGACCCAGGCCGCACTGCGTGGCCTGATGACCGCACTGGTGTTCAGCCACTCCACCCTGTCTCTGCATGAGCACACGGACGCGGTCCGCAATCTGGCATGGTCACCTGACGGGACACGCATTGTCACCGCCTCCCGTGACGGTACCGGCCGGGTGTGGGATGCCGTCACCGGTCGGACGCTGGCCGTACTCTCCGGTCATGGCGGAATGGTCGAGATGGCCTCATGGTCGCCCGACTCGGCCAGAGTCGCGACCGCCTCGCGAGACCAGACAGTCCGCCTCTGGGATGCCGTGACCGGCGAACTTCAGCGGATTCTGACCGGTGCGGCGGACGTCGTACGAGGCGTGGCCTGGTCACCGGATGGCCTGCACGTGGCGGGCACCTCGCGGGATCTGACCGTGCGGATCTGGAACGCGGAATCAGGCGAGATCATGCGTGAACTACACGGCCACTGCGACAACGTGCTCGGTGTGGCGTGGTCCCCCGACAGCAGTCGTCTGGCCACCGCATCTCATGACCGCACGGTGATCATATGGAATGTCGCAGACGGTACGGCGGACCTGACCCTTAAGGGACATCAGGACTACGTCGAAGGGATCGCCTGGTCGCCCGACGGGACGAGGCTGGTCACCGGCGGCCACGACTGGTTCATTCGCGTCTGGGACGCGGCCGACGGACGACAACTCACTACCCTGACCGGTCACCAGGACTGGGTCATCTCGCTAGCCTGGTCCCCGACACAACGAATGCTGGCCTCCACTTCCGACGACCGCACTGCCCGCATCTGGAACATTGCCGCCGGAGAGCAGCACACGGTCCTGCGCGGGCACGACAGCTGGGTCGACTGCGTCTCCTGGTCCGCTGACGGGACCAGCGTGGTCACAGGTTCGGCGGACCGGACCGCACGCATCTGGGACGTCGCCTCCGGCAGGCAGACCGGTGTCCTACGTGGCCATGAAAGCCGAGTCCATGCGGTCGCCTGGTCGCCGGACGGCACCCGGATAGCCACCGGATCCGACGACTGCACCGTACGGGTCTGGGACGCCGAGCGCTGTGAGGAGATCACCATCGCCGGTGTCCACCGCGGAAAGATCAGCTCCGTCGCCTGGTCCGCGGACGGACGGGCGCTGCTCACCGCGTCATTCGACGGCACGGCGCGAATCTGGCAGGCCGAGCCCGACCTGTCCCGGCTGCAGGCCCTGGCGCGAGGCCGCGTCTATCGGAGCCTGACAGTGGAAGAACGACGCGGTCACATGTTGCCCCTCCCCGCCCGTCAGGAGACGGCCGCCACCTCGCGGACCACCCGGTCCACCAGGTAG
- a CDS encoding heavy metal translocating P-type ATPase → MNDRTEQHLKVHVHKPDDQDDPHAGHDHGNREGHGGHSGHSGHGGHGDHGDHVGRFRRLFWIMLVLAVPVVGFNDMFAHLVGYRLPDAPWVWWVSPVLGTVVYFWGGWPFLTGAISEIRSRKPGMMLLIGLAITVAFIASWGASLHLLDHELNFWWELALLVVIMLLGHWIEMRSLAQTTSALDSLAALLPDEAEKVDGDDVVKVAPADLVVGDVVIVRPGASVPADGRIVGGSASMDESMVTGESKSVRREQGDQVIAGTVATDSGLRVEVTATGDDTTLSGIQRLVSDAQASSSRAQRIADTAAGGLFWFALGAAAITAVAWSVLGMPDAGVVRTITVLVIACPHALGLAIPLVVSIATERAARGGVLIKDRLALESMRAVDSVLLDKTGTLTKGEPTVTAVQQAGDRSEEDVLALAAAAEADSEHPLAKAIVGAARTRELDVPAASDFSSSPAVGVKANVDGTTIEVGGPYLLKQHNLDELSVADAWREEGAIILHVLADGQIVGALRLADEIRPESRETVDALHALGVQVVMITGDAQAVADSVAAELGIDRVFAGVRPEDKSAKVAELQAEGHKVAMVGDGVNDAPALAQADVGIAIGAGTDVAIASAGVILAGSDPRSVLSVIELSRAGYRKMRQNLWWAAGYNLISVPLAAGVLAPIGFVLPMSVGAILMSASTVVVALNAQLLRRLDLTPEHSAARVLDERAGGDRHPHR, encoded by the coding sequence ATGAATGACCGCACTGAACAGCACCTGAAGGTCCATGTCCACAAACCAGACGACCAGGACGACCCGCACGCCGGTCACGACCACGGCAACCGTGAGGGACACGGCGGGCACTCTGGCCACTCTGGCCATGGAGGCCACGGTGACCACGGCGATCATGTGGGTCGGTTCCGGCGGCTGTTCTGGATCATGCTGGTCCTGGCGGTGCCGGTGGTGGGCTTCAATGACATGTTCGCCCATCTCGTGGGCTACCGTCTGCCCGACGCACCGTGGGTGTGGTGGGTGTCGCCGGTGCTGGGGACGGTCGTTTACTTCTGGGGTGGTTGGCCGTTCCTGACCGGCGCGATCAGTGAGATTCGCTCACGCAAGCCCGGGATGATGCTGCTCATCGGGTTGGCCATCACGGTCGCCTTCATCGCCTCGTGGGGCGCGAGCCTGCACCTGCTCGATCATGAGCTGAACTTCTGGTGGGAACTGGCGCTGCTGGTCGTCATCATGCTGCTCGGGCACTGGATCGAGATGCGCTCGCTGGCCCAGACCACCTCCGCGCTCGACTCGCTGGCTGCGCTCCTGCCCGACGAGGCAGAAAAGGTCGACGGCGACGATGTCGTCAAGGTCGCACCTGCCGATCTGGTGGTCGGTGACGTGGTGATCGTCCGCCCCGGGGCCTCGGTGCCGGCGGACGGCCGGATCGTTGGTGGCTCGGCGAGCATGGACGAGTCGATGGTGACCGGCGAGTCGAAGTCGGTGCGCCGCGAGCAGGGCGACCAGGTTATCGCCGGAACGGTCGCCACCGACTCCGGGCTACGCGTGGAAGTCACCGCCACCGGTGACGACACCACCCTTTCCGGTATCCAGCGGCTCGTGTCCGATGCCCAGGCGTCGTCATCGCGGGCCCAGCGGATTGCCGACACCGCGGCGGGGGGGTTGTTCTGGTTCGCGCTCGGCGCGGCGGCGATCACCGCTGTGGCCTGGAGCGTCCTCGGGATGCCCGATGCCGGTGTGGTGCGCACCATCACAGTGCTGGTCATCGCCTGCCCCCACGCCCTCGGGCTGGCCATCCCGCTGGTGGTCTCCATCGCCACCGAGCGGGCCGCCCGCGGAGGGGTCCTCATCAAGGACCGTCTGGCCCTGGAGAGCATGCGCGCCGTCGACTCGGTCCTGCTCGACAAGACCGGAACCCTCACGAAGGGTGAGCCGACCGTCACCGCGGTCCAGCAGGCCGGTGACCGCAGCGAGGAGGATGTGCTCGCGCTGGCTGCCGCTGCGGAAGCCGACAGCGAGCACCCACTCGCCAAGGCGATCGTTGGTGCCGCCCGCACCCGAGAGCTGGACGTCCCAGCCGCGAGCGACTTCTCGTCCTCGCCGGCGGTCGGCGTCAAGGCGAATGTCGACGGCACCACGATTGAGGTCGGCGGTCCCTACCTGCTCAAGCAGCACAACCTGGACGAACTGTCGGTGGCCGACGCGTGGCGCGAGGAAGGCGCCATCATCCTGCACGTCCTCGCCGACGGTCAGATCGTCGGCGCGCTGCGCCTGGCCGATGAGATCCGCCCGGAGTCCCGCGAAACGGTCGATGCCCTGCACGCGCTCGGCGTCCAGGTCGTCATGATCACCGGCGACGCCCAAGCCGTCGCCGACTCTGTCGCCGCAGAACTCGGAATCGACCGGGTCTTCGCCGGGGTCCGGCCCGAGGACAAGTCCGCCAAGGTCGCCGAACTCCAGGCCGAGGGCCACAAGGTCGCCATGGTCGGCGACGGCGTCAACGACGCCCCCGCCCTCGCCCAGGCCGATGTGGGCATCGCGATCGGCGCCGGAACCGACGTGGCCATCGCCTCGGCCGGTGTCATCCTCGCCGGCTCCGACCCCCGCTCGGTGCTCTCGGTGATCGAGCTGTCCCGGGCCGGCTACCGCAAGATGAGACAGAACCTGTGGTGGGCCGCCGGCTACAACCTCATCTCCGTACCTCTGGCCGCCGGTGTCCTGGCACCCATCGGTTTCGTTCTTCCCATGAGCGTCGGCGCGATCCTCATGTCCGCCTCAACCGTCGTCGTCGCCCTCAACGCCCAGTTGCTGCGACGACTCGACCTCACGCCCGAGCACAGCGCAGCACGCGTCCTCGACGAGCGCGCCGGAGGCGATCGACATCCGCATCGGTGA
- a CDS encoding type I restriction endonuclease subunit R — translation MSPVHHEKVFEDAIESALRGAGWLKGVRGAYDRTLGLNTTELLDFVRASQRKEWERLVTMQAGDDAGAAQRLADTVAKAIDNEGALEVLRHGVKDRGITFKLAYFRPAHTIAADALEPYSKNILSVVRQLRYSETTQDELDLVLFVNGIPVATAELKNTLTGTTVEDAKEQYRRTRDPKEPLFARRTLVHFAVDQDLVFVTTRLAREKTRFLPFNTGDGGPGNKGGAGNPRVPLVGDYRTAYLWQEIWAPDTWMDLLKRFLHVDDEDVRKGRGRKTYPGKAHRLPMIFPRYHQWHAVREMTAHARRHGSGHNYLVEHSAGSGKSNTIAWLAHALSNLHTSASLAEIDPEAIERGYRANQPVFDKVIVITDRVVLDRQLQETIYQFEHTPGVVKRIDQDAAQLAEALQGESARIVITTLQKFPHVLQQVEGLRGKRFAVIVDEAHSSQSGEGAAALKRVLRRLGSDDVDEDGNLLTASALARGRHETLSYFAFTATPKSKTLTLFGTPGSDGKPRAFHIYSMRQAIEEGFILDVLKNYVTYKTLWRLMSQEPEDRQVQRRKGQALLARFAELHPTSMQQRAQIIVEHFRRHTAPQLGGRSKAMVVTRSREHALRLGQAIRDYVETNGYAGCGTLIAFSQTLKVTDEHGVETEYTEAGLNGFGEKELPDRFAYCRADDSAPNAAEKAEYRILVVADKYQTGFDQPLLTTMYVDKKLAGVAAVQTLSRLNRTHRLKSQGDVFVLDFANEAEDIQAEFQPYFEGTAAETIDPNLLYTRAGAVAGHALLVESEMQALTEAYLRAERASATQRDWEKAHAALYRFTEPAVARFVERQGQDKESDDDSAERFRGDLQSFVRMYGFLSQVVPYTDDDLERLYLFGRFLLNRLPRREDPAVDVGEIDLTHLKIAKTGEHDVSLSATPGGEVTLPAPSGAGGVAAEPEMTSLHALIAAVNDKYGLGLSEADQVWVEQQFEEAVVNDSLKAAALVNDEANFGEVFADHLEKVVVDRHTGNTGLVQRFFDDSLFRSRITELGRKQVYKMIRESTGIE, via the coding sequence GTGTCCCCCGTACATCACGAGAAGGTCTTCGAGGACGCGATCGAGTCTGCGTTGCGCGGAGCGGGCTGGTTGAAGGGCGTGAGAGGCGCCTACGACCGGACGCTCGGGTTGAACACCACCGAGTTGCTGGATTTCGTGCGGGCGAGCCAGCGCAAGGAGTGGGAACGGCTGGTCACCATGCAGGCCGGGGACGACGCCGGAGCCGCGCAGCGGCTTGCCGACACGGTGGCGAAGGCGATCGACAACGAGGGCGCCCTTGAGGTGCTCCGGCACGGGGTGAAGGACCGGGGCATCACCTTCAAACTGGCCTACTTCCGGCCCGCGCACACCATCGCGGCCGACGCGCTGGAGCCGTACAGCAAGAACATCCTCAGCGTGGTCCGCCAGCTCCGCTACTCGGAGACCACGCAGGACGAGCTGGACCTGGTGCTGTTCGTCAACGGCATCCCGGTCGCCACGGCCGAGCTGAAGAACACGCTCACCGGCACGACCGTCGAGGACGCCAAGGAGCAGTACCGCAGGACCCGCGACCCCAAGGAGCCGCTGTTCGCCCGGCGGACCCTGGTGCACTTCGCGGTGGATCAGGACCTGGTGTTCGTCACCACCCGGCTGGCGCGGGAGAAGACCAGGTTCCTGCCGTTCAACACCGGCGACGGCGGTCCCGGGAACAAGGGCGGCGCGGGCAACCCGCGCGTCCCGCTCGTCGGCGACTACCGGACCGCCTACCTGTGGCAGGAGATCTGGGCGCCGGACACCTGGATGGACCTGCTCAAGCGGTTCCTGCACGTGGACGACGAGGACGTGCGCAAGGGCCGGGGGCGCAAGACGTACCCGGGCAAGGCGCACCGGCTTCCGATGATCTTCCCCCGCTACCACCAGTGGCACGCGGTGCGGGAGATGACCGCGCACGCCAGGCGGCACGGCTCCGGGCACAACTACCTGGTCGAGCACTCTGCGGGCTCCGGCAAGTCGAACACGATCGCCTGGCTCGCGCACGCGCTGTCGAACCTGCACACGTCGGCGAGCCTCGCGGAGATCGACCCGGAGGCGATCGAGCGAGGGTACCGGGCGAACCAGCCGGTGTTCGACAAGGTCATCGTGATCACCGACCGGGTGGTGCTGGACCGGCAGCTGCAGGAGACGATCTACCAGTTCGAGCACACGCCGGGCGTGGTCAAGCGGATCGACCAGGACGCCGCCCAGCTCGCCGAGGCGCTCCAGGGCGAGTCCGCCCGCATCGTCATCACCACGCTGCAGAAGTTCCCGCACGTCCTCCAGCAGGTGGAGGGGCTGCGCGGCAAGCGGTTCGCGGTCATCGTGGACGAGGCGCACTCCTCGCAGTCGGGCGAGGGCGCCGCCGCGCTCAAGCGGGTGCTGCGCCGGCTCGGCAGTGACGACGTGGACGAGGACGGCAACCTGCTGACCGCCTCCGCGCTGGCCAGGGGCAGGCACGAGACCCTGTCGTACTTCGCGTTCACCGCGACGCCGAAGAGCAAGACGCTCACCCTGTTCGGCACCCCCGGGAGCGACGGCAAGCCGCGCGCCTTCCACATCTACTCGATGCGCCAGGCGATCGAGGAGGGCTTCATCCTCGACGTGCTGAAGAACTACGTCACCTACAAGACGCTCTGGCGGCTGATGAGCCAGGAGCCGGAAGATCGCCAGGTGCAGAGGCGTAAGGGGCAGGCGCTGCTGGCGCGGTTCGCCGAGCTGCACCCGACGAGCATGCAGCAGCGGGCGCAGATCATCGTCGAGCACTTCCGCAGGCACACCGCCCCGCAGCTGGGCGGCCGGTCCAAGGCGATGGTGGTGACCCGGTCGCGGGAGCACGCGCTCCGGCTCGGCCAGGCGATCCGCGACTACGTGGAGACGAATGGATACGCCGGCTGCGGCACGCTCATCGCCTTCTCCCAGACGCTGAAGGTCACCGACGAGCACGGGGTGGAGACGGAGTACACCGAGGCCGGGCTGAACGGCTTCGGGGAGAAGGAGCTGCCGGACCGGTTCGCGTACTGCCGGGCCGACGACAGCGCGCCCAACGCCGCCGAGAAGGCGGAGTACCGGATCCTGGTGGTCGCCGACAAGTACCAGACCGGGTTCGACCAGCCGCTGCTGACCACGATGTACGTGGACAAGAAGCTGGCCGGAGTTGCGGCGGTGCAGACGCTGTCGCGGCTGAACCGCACGCACCGGCTCAAGTCGCAGGGCGACGTGTTCGTGCTCGACTTCGCCAACGAGGCCGAGGACATCCAGGCCGAGTTCCAGCCCTACTTCGAGGGTACGGCGGCCGAGACCATCGATCCGAACCTGCTCTACACGCGGGCGGGCGCCGTAGCGGGGCACGCGCTGCTTGTGGAGTCGGAGATGCAGGCCCTCACCGAGGCCTACCTGCGGGCCGAGCGGGCCTCGGCGACGCAGCGCGACTGGGAGAAGGCGCACGCGGCCCTCTACCGGTTCACCGAGCCCGCCGTGGCGCGCTTCGTCGAGCGGCAGGGGCAGGACAAGGAGAGCGACGACGACTCGGCCGAGCGGTTCCGCGGCGACCTGCAGTCCTTCGTCCGGATGTACGGGTTCCTGTCGCAGGTCGTGCCCTACACCGACGACGACCTGGAGCGGCTCTACCTGTTCGGCCGGTTCCTGCTGAACCGGCTGCCGCGCCGGGAGGACCCGGCGGTGGACGTCGGGGAGATCGACCTCACCCACCTGAAGATCGCCAAGACGGGCGAGCACGACGTCAGCCTGTCCGCCACGCCCGGCGGTGAGGTGACGCTGCCCGCCCCGTCCGGCGCGGGCGGCGTGGCGGCCGAGCCGGAGATGACGTCGCTGCACGCGCTGATCGCGGCGGTGAACGACAAGTACGGCCTGGGCCTGTCGGAGGCCGACCAGGTCTGGGTGGAGCAGCAGTTCGAGGAGGCGGTGGTCAACGACTCGCTGAAGGCCGCCGCGCTGGTCAACGACGAGGCCAACTTCGGCGAGGTCTTCGCCGACCACCTGGAGAAGGTCGTGGTGGACCGGCACACCGGCAACACCGGCCTGGTCCAGCGGTTCTTCGACGACTCGCTCTTCCGCTCCCGGATCACCGAGCTGGGCCGGAAACAGGTCTACAAGATGATCCGGGAAAGCACCGGGATCGAGTGA